GACAGTTATAAAAACATGCAGGGATTTATTACTAAGATATATTTACACAGTTGAACTCATTCGTGAGCTTCCAGCTGCTGTTAGCGTATCTTTCATAACTGACAGGTCATCAACAGTATGTGGAGAATGACTTATCAGTAGGCAGCGTTCTCACCTTAAAGTGTTGGTTATTATGAGGGTTTATGCGGAAACAGGAAACCAAGCAGTCAATCATAAGGTCTACATCTGCATTTTGATTGCCTCTTGAAAAAGGTTTGCTTGGATTAAACAGCAAATTCTGTGTGTtcaaaaaaaatagaaatgtatAAATCAGACACCAAGATTATCCACGTCTACTGTCAATACAACATTTTCCACTTCCACCCACTATGGTATTCAATTAAGGAGAAATGTAAAGTATTTCAGTATCttaaaattcagatttcttcCTTGCAAATACGAAACAGACAGTTTTACCTTAAGATCTACCACCATGGACTGCACTAGTAGGAAGATGACGGAATTATCTTCCCAGTTGATGTAGGTAGAAGCTTTGCACAGTTTGACACAAGCAATAGCAGCACTTTCAGTCAGCTGTCTGCTCCCACCGTGGCCTGCAAGTGCCTTCCTGAGATTGTCCAGGAACAGTTTCTGCACAATTCAAACCAGGAATAGTTATAGCCAGAGCTCTGGTAATCTGTGGTCAGGGTTTTTAGATCcttaaatattaaaaccaaacaacactTTGTATTCTCATCAGAAATCATGGATATTGGGACTGCAAAAACCAACTTGATGCAGCATTCTGGAGAAACGTTATGATTATTAAAGTTCGTTATGATCTAGGGCAATGAGAATGGTACAAAGATAAATGGTTGTTTACTCTAAACCATCATGTTTGCAGCCTCATCTAATTCAACATCTGCCACAGGTGCTGCTATTAGGGAGCACCCAGTACACACACTGCAGACATCCAGGGCAGTACCACACTGGCCAGCTAGAAGCAATGCTACCAGGGGAAAAATCACATCACTGGGATTTAAACCTCCAAGGAGATGTAAAAGTTCTGATGTAACACTGTTTGGGACACACTATCTGTATGAAGTATTGACAGTGACAGAACATATGTAGGTGAGAACTTAAAAAGGGTGCATGAATTTACATATGGAATTGTAATGTGCTTTTTAGGCAGTGAAGACAAAATACACCTGAAATAcagaacaagcaaaaccaagcaTCCTCTAGGAATCAGAACCCCAATTCAGATACTTTTCTTCTCTTACCTTGTTCATTTTAGTTTCTTCCACCACGTCCTTTGCTATATCTTGGATTATCTCTGGACACAGGACCAGGAGTATGATTTGCAGTGGCCAAACTGCTGCTTTACGTTTTGTGCTTTCAGCAAAGCCATCCACTAAGTCAAACAACTTCTCTGCACAATCTGCAGAAAATACAAGCCCAAGTTCAATACCAATTTTAATGATGAAAAGGTAAACAATAGGTATAAAAGGGCAGAGTGATAGCTCCAGCTACACAGAAGTTCTGGTTTGCACATTACTGGCACGCTCCTGGGGGCAAAATGGTCTCAACCCAGTTAAAGACATGGTTTCCCTGAAAATGTaagttttcctctctttttgccTCGAGACAAATGAAGGTGATGGTCTCTAAGGTTTTTCATGTATCAAGATGAAAACATGTATTTCAAGAGTTTCCACgttttaggttttatttctttgtgctgtGAACCACAAAATGAAtcactttttaattaaaaggtgAGTCAAGAGAGACAAGAGATAATGATAAACCCCTGCCTGCCCTTGGAAGGGTTGACACAAATTTGGGGTTATTCTTATTTGTAGGCTGCACATGAAGCAGAGAGGGACAAAAATGCAAGGGAATGTGTCTTTGTAACAGTATATCATTGGTTATGCCTTACCAGCCATATCAGTCTGAGGTGTTTGATACAGCTTTGTGAATTCATCAGGATAGTTTTCCACCCAGTTCCAAAACGCCtgcaaataatgaaaaacatcTTTACATTCCAGAGCTTACAAATATTTCCTCTGAATTATGTATTCAAATGAAGCAAGATTTTCTTCTTACTTCTAATCACTCAACATCTCTTGCAGAACATATATGCATCGAAGGGATGCACCGACTTACACTTCATCGTAAATTACTGAATTGCAACTACTCCTTAATTAGAGCAAGTCTGCAAATAAGCaatgaaacagaagacaaacatGAAAATACTCACCTTTTCAAGACTGTTGATAACAGCCAATTGAGCTACTTTCTTAAGGGCTTTAAACTTGAATACTGTCTCTGTAAAGgtaaaacatttctgcatttaGAAAAGATACCTGGTTCTAAAAAGCAACACAGATTATAAAAGACATCTGAAGTGCAAGGCAGTTTTTAAACCAATGTGTTTCTGTGACTTAAatattctaaaaatatattGGTAAATATGTGACTATTTGGATTAAACCACAGCAATAAAAAGTTACACAGATCAATAGCATTGTGTCGGCTCTAACTAGCCATATTCAGGTAACAGTATTTCAAAACACAGGCTCAAATCATACCTTGCAAGAGTCGCTTTAGTTTGGAACAATCCACACTGATGTACTGTAAAAGTTCAATATCATGAACATCAGCATTATCTTCTGAACAAACAGTCAGTTCCTGTAATCTAAAAATATGCAAAGTAAACTAACTTCTCAATGGGATTATGTCAGAGAGGTATGAACACATGCCTATGGTTGTACACATCGGAACAGCAGGGGAGGGTTATCTGATCTCCTCAGATAAACTTTTCCAGGTTTAGAAATGCAAGATGGAGCTTGAATGATTAAGAGTTAACATTTTATCTTGCTCCATCCTCATACCGAAATGGATCTAGAAATACCAGTGATGAGTCTTACAGGATACCAACACCATCTGGTGACAGTCTGTTTATGCCCAAGAGTTGCCTAAATCCTTCTGTTATCTACCATACTGTAGCAGTAATCTTGTCATCTTTCCAACTAAATATTAAATTTGTGGAATCGTGACACCTTCAGACTACTGCTCCTTAACAGCAAGTCTTGCCCCAGGTCATTTCTCAAGACTAAAGCAGTGACTGATGGTACTTAACATCACTGAGCTACAACCACCCCTTGTAAGCTAAAGAAAGGCCACGTTTTTTCTGGTCTGATTAAAGAGGACCAAGTTTAATCACACCAGTTTAAACGGAACAGCATCTTTTCACGCTTTTGCATCCGAAGATTTACTAAACATCTCATCAGATACTAAGCCACTAATAACTAAATCATATGTTCTCACAAACTAAAGACTGCCATGTCTTGTTCCAAAGCTACAGATGTGTTTTAGACACGGAATGTGATTTCTAGTACTACACACAAAAGCAGTTCTTCATTTCTTCAACTTAACAGCCCTCGCTGGGAATGGGAAGGTccccagtgctgtgcttttcatGCCAAAAATCCCCCAGCTGCTGTACAAGGCCTAGAAATATGCCTAAACAGGAAGCACAGGTCAAAAGATCAGCAATGCTAACTGTCGGCAAGCTGACCCCTGTGGAGATCAGCAACAACTGGTCAAATATTTAACTGTTCATGTACAAGCCATGTGAAGCGAAAAACAGGTTAGGGAAAAAGCACTGTGTGCCAGCTCAGGGGGATGGCAGGAAGGGATATGGAGCTTGAGAACTAAACCATGCTACAGACATGTGAATAAATATAGATCCATGGACCAGATTCAAAGACTGTCAAAAGACTTCAACTGAAAAATACTTCCTATAAAAGGAGCAAAAGAAATTGTTTCCATTTCCATAAGCAACAAAACATAATCAACCTATTGAGTAAAACCACATCCTCCATCCTAGCTGCCAAGTCCATGTTCTTGAAGCAGAAGTTATTATAGCTCtgcaaaagctttaaaaatacttaaaatttaaaattattaaataattttagacTGATTTCTAAAATGCAAGTGTTTTCCAGCATGTGGGAAGGAACTGTTCTTCCATTAGAAGGAATATATAAATCTTTGTGTCGATTAAATTGGCACACTCATTGCTATGGGACCACATGAGGCTGCTCAAGCTCCCCTCCTAGCAAAGCAAGGGTGATGTTAGTTGTGACAACATGTGCCTGGAGCTAAGCTGCCTCAAGCATCCTTCAAAAAACATCTAAGTATTTCAGTAACAAAAAGCTTAATGCACGACTCCAGTGGATTGGCAAATGCTGAAGCATCAGAAGGATGTGGAACAAGgcaaacagagcaaagaatAGATGGAAATTTTGGGCCTGCCTCTCTTCTCACTTAGCAAAGACAGTTATTTTTACAGTCACTGTGCTGTGAAACTCAAGTCAGGCAGAAGACAAATGGGTCTTTTCCAACAACTAACAAACTGCCCAGCTGTTTTGTCCCCTTCAGGCCTAAGACAGATTTGACATAAAAGccttcaggcaggaaaaattcagaaggaaaacagcccTGGGGCTGCAATCGAGCTGCAGACAAGCTGAAATTGTGCATTCTAAATTCACAGGCAAATGTATGCAACCCGTCATCTTCAGCagcctttgttttccaaaacacCTTGCAAGAACTTATTCGGCAGAGTTACCGTTATTTTCAGTCTACAACAGCGTTTGACACGTACTTatgaaagcaaactgaaaacGCAGTAAATGCAGCTCACAGAAACTCTGCTGGCAGTGACCTAGGATGGGTATGAAACAGGTTCATTTGGGAACCAGAAACTCAAGTGAAGTTTTGAGAGGTAGTTTCACTTAGGAACTAAGGAACCATCTTGTTTAATATCATTTAAACAGTTAGCTTTTCTGAACTTAGGAAGACTACACCTCATGATGGATGTTCTACACACCACTACGTAGTAGGTCTTTTAACACACTATGTCAGGCTACTGAGAACACCTACCTGGTGGAAATGCGGCTGAACACAGCATTGAAGTTATTGCAGCTCAGAGAAAAAAGAACCCCAGAGGCCGAATTCCGCAGCTCAGCTGCGTGCTGGTTCCCTTCACGGTAGGTGTGGATGAAGTGGCAGATTTCTGGCAGCAACTGTTTCACCAGCATAGTCTCGTCTAGTCGCATGGTATCCTTTGGTTGCTAAAAATAAACATGCAGTATTGCATGAAATTCCGGTTTGGAGGCAAAAAAACACAGAGCATCTGCCACTGGTAAGTAGGCACAGGACCTGAATCTAAGCTTCTAACTGCCTGAAGGCTAACCCTGGCCATAGTGTACGTAGTCCACACAGAACAGGCTTCTTTCCATTTGAATAGTAACTCATGTCATTCAAACCATCTTACACTTTCAGCTAAGTCTCCAAAATATATAGGACACTGGGTTAATCAATGTTATCAAGGACCAAGCAAAAGATCAAACTAGTTTTTGAAGCAAAGCATCTTTATCCCTGTTGATCTGTGTAAAGTATTAGCAGTAGAGCATTAACTATCTTGGTTTGGAATGGAAGCTCAAAGAGCAAAGACCCACCCTTACCTCTCTGTTGGGTAGGACTTGAATCACTGTATTTTGACAGcaagtattttatattaaaaaagtgAGCTGAAAAAGATGttctccctttctcttgcctgagattgctctacacgagtcaaaaatggcttaactTTCCTGCAACAGAAACATCTCATTTTTGCCAGTTTGCACAGTATGAGACATAAGGAAACTATTTACAAAAGAATTCAAAGTGAAACTTTGCTCTACTAAAAGCAAGTTTTAACAGAGGGTCAGCATTAAAGCTTTCTAAAATTCTACCAATGAATTTACCATAGGGAATTGGGAAGTTTCAGAGACTCCCACTTAGTTGACCTGAGTCCTGTTGCCATGAGAACTTGATGAAACATTGAGCAAGAACAGGGAGCAAGAAATACGGCTGAAGATAGCGCAGAACACAACGCTCTTTGTATAGAACTTTGGCTCAAGtcttattaaaaatacactggCTCAACTCGCTCTCATTTAAATTGACAAAGCAAGAAGTATTCAGCGCAATTTTAGGCTGTTCAAATATCATCACCAGGAAAAACCCACTAACATTTCAAACAACATGCATGTAAGGAATAGTTTAAAAGAATTAACTTCTGAAGTTAAAGCACCTTTTCCAACTCTCTGAACCAAAGACAAACGCCAAGAAGCAACATTTATCTCAGCTGCACAAGCTGAAAATTATTCTGGAAAAGGTATTTACCTGGCTCTTGTGTGATTTTAGAAGAATCCACAATTATTCAGCCTGTTTTAGTACTGTAATGCAGGATACGCTGCTTGACAAAGCTAACCATAGTAAAGTCAATACTTTATAAAGAAAGAACTTCAGAAACTGttgcagggaagcagcaaagAGTTTAGCTGATTCCATGACATTCCTCCAGGAACACAGCTTTCAAAAAGAAGTTCCTTTCTCGCTAAAGGAATAAACCACTGCAAACCTTGCTCACTGTGAAGTTTGGCTTTGCAATTACACAGCTTCGCACAGTAAGCTGCAGAACCTTTTACATCCCAAAGGTAACAGAAACTGCcttgcagcacagctctgacTGGAAAGCTCAGGACTGGACTCCCAGTGGAAGTCTGGACATGGTGAACTAATGCAATCTAGGAAACACCTGCAAAAGTAATCTTTCGAATAGCGATAGCAAAGTCTCTGCTGTATATAGCAGCTCATGACGAATTACTtcaaaaaatgaaagttttaagaaatgtaaggaaaaaatcACCACTGTACACAGAAAACAGATACTTGAACTGAATTATCTGCTACTTTTAACATGATTTACTCTCCGGttactttttctgtttaaattgtTTAAAACTGTTTAAGACAAAAACGTGTTGATGCATCTACTTAAAAAATAGTGAGCAGGACATGCCACAAGCattcaaaacttaaaaaaacctaGCGAAGCTTCACAGCCGCATCTCATTCTCCATTTGGGTTGTGGCTTCTCTTTCTCCAGTCCACACATGTCTCTGAGTATGGCTGTGTTCTTGTTAACAAGTtatgaaaagagaaacattATTTGTAGCTCCATAAATCAGCTGAGTAGTGGGAAGGGCAAATTCAAAAGTTTATTTGAATCTTTTTAGCTGAAAAACCCCCACTGATTTTAGGCAGGAAAAAAGCACCCCTAAATCCTTCATTTCTCAGTTATATCAAGTGATTGCAGTTACAGGAAGGTTTAGAATTTTCTAAATGGCATTAATCCTACTTTGCTCTAAACAGATGAGTTTTAACTTTAGCACTAGTAGTAACAGATACACAAGCATTCGACTTGTGCGCTCTAACTCACTTGATTCCAACTTAGCGGTGGCTTGTGCAAGCCTACTCACCCCTGCCAGACATTTTTCCAGTGTATCCAAGATAATCAGCTGAGATAGATACAAATTCTTTTCAGCAGTTTCTCCAAATATTCTCTAGAAGCAGAAAGGACAAAGATTCATCTGAGACACAGAAATTTGACTTGTAACGCATTAATGCAGCAAAGTGGCACGGAAGTTATGGCTCCTTTACAGCTCTGGGTTTCAGCTTAGAAACAAAGCCAATGAAAATCGGGTTAAAATAGGAATTAAAACATTATTGCTGAAGAAATACCTTCGGCCAGTCTGCAATGCCAAGTCTAACAAGGAACAGTTACCACAAAGCACAACTGGAGGTGCGCTGCAGCCCCTTACCTCCATCAGGCCTGTCATGTACTCAGAAATGAAGGTTATACCTTTCCAGAACCTATTTTGGTATCAGTTACTGCTGACTCTTTCCCACTTACCTATTTCATTGCCAACATCTTAATAGAACTGATGTCACAACAAATCCGTACTGACAAGCTTATTAGAGTGTTGCAGAAGTTAGCACAGACCACAGGACCAAACACAGGAGAGGCTCCAAAGAGACCCCACGCTTCAGAcgcaggaggaaggcagagtgCCATTGGGTGTTGAAGCCAGCACCCAGTTTTACTGCCAACAGTAGCAACTAGTTCCAGCAATAGTAagacagcaaaataaagcagaaaagatttCACCAAAAATAGGCCTACACATGGGACACGTGTAGAAGTCACCCAAAGGAAGTTGTATTTTAAACCATTGGAGAGGTTACCTCAACTGCAGCAGAGTGCAAACCCTCTGTGTGCTAAACTAAGACCATGCTGACAGTCTGCTGGTCTCTCTTGTTTCAGCTACAGAAATCCTTCCAAAATGTTGCCAATTCATACAGTAGCTCCATCCATCAAACACAAAAAATGTTCAGTCTTGCAACTCAGTGCAAAGCAAATGTTGACTTTTTTTATTGGCATTCTTAGCTAGGTCTTTCCTCTGAAAATCTATATATCACAAACAGAAACTTGTTTTAACTGCATAGTTCTCATTTATCAATCATCTTACACATCAACACATTCCTTCGTGCCTATGGAGTTTATTTAACACAAATTCTCTCTCAAACTTTAAGCAGCCCAAAATCCCCATCAGCAGGACTATCTATTTTCAGACTTTATCAATCCTTTGTAGTGCTTTACCACATCTCTACACAGCTGACATCCAGAAGAGCTTGCTGCAAACTCTCCTACTAAAGCCATAAAAAACAGTACTGCTATAGTATGGCCAGTTCTGTTACCTGCTTTGGAGATCCCACATGATCCCTAACCCAACAATCCAAAATTAGAAAACTTACCAtgttattaacattttttaagaTATTGGTGAGACCACTGATGACCAGGGAAAACTTGTACTTGGAAATGTTTATGAGACATTCCTTGTTGTGCTCCGTACTGACTTTGGTGTGGGTATTTTGCTGGCCAGCCTTTATAGGAAGCTGCAAGAAGAGGAAAGTATTGTCAGCTTTTCTACATGGAAATCTGCATCTTTAAAGATAGGTTAAAGATTCTGAATCACCTGAAAAACTTTCTACAAGAGACAACTACAAACACATTggttatttcattttctctacaTTCGACTTTCTTTTAGTTCtctataaaacaaaatactgaagttCACCTATTCCTTTATCTGAATGGAAACTAAATCTCTATTTTGTGATAAATTTTCCACAAACCAAATGTCAAAACcatcaaaaggagcagaaaaaccTAAGATAGGATTCTGAGAAGAAAAGTCTCTTTATTTCAACAACTGGCTGTTAAATACCAAAAATCTTCACAAGGTCGATAGCTGCAAGGAAAAAATCTGCCTCTTGAAACGTGACAGGAGGCAAAGCCACAGCAGCTCACCCAGCAGGCGAGCTGGAACATGGGAACAGTGGTTCCACGCGTGTCCTCCTCTCTCTCATAGACAGAACCAACCAAGAGGTACAACTGAGTCCCTGGAGGAGCCACCACCAACAGCCTCTGCAGGACATGGGTTACTGGGGGGTCCCACAAACATCCCCACCAGCCAGGCAACAAGGTGTCAGCCTCAAACATGCTCTGAGCACCCAGGAGCCAACCACAGCTTGTGAGCCCTGTGCTGATGCATTGGTTCCCATTCAGATAAGGTTCAGAGTGACTGCACAAACCCAAGATGCTTCTCCTTCTGTGTGAATACTGGGCACTTCGTTTCATGCCATACCCAGACTCTACAAGAGTCACAAGCAAGTCACCTCCCAGGCTCACACTCACCTTCCCTGTGTGCTCCCCACCAGCAGTGGCCCCTCATGAACATGAAAATGTGAGGAATGGAGCTCCAGAAACTCTACtgattttttaaagcaaacaaagggAACTACAAAGGAATCACTATCATCACCTCTTTTTATAATTCACATATGCCATTTGTATTCCAATACATGACCTAGGAATTCACTGCCTATAGAAACTTGAATTGCTACTACATGTTTTGACCAATTTTAACTAGAATTCTTGATAAATGTGGATTCTGCAAGACACCGACAGCTTGGTGTGAGTGCCACGATGTAGTATttttgcattagaaagggtATCTTCAACAAAAACTTAAACACAGAGAGGTTAAAAGAAGGATTCCAAGGAGCTACAATCAGCTTTAGAGCTGGAAAGTGCCTAAAGATCAACCTGCCAGGCTGGGTCTCTGCAGACTTGGTGAGAGGACTCCTCATTTCCACTCACTTTCGACTCACAAAGTGGCTGTGGGATCTCTGCAGCAAG
The Lathamus discolor isolate bLatDis1 chromosome 14, bLatDis1.hap1, whole genome shotgun sequence genome window above contains:
- the NF1 gene encoding neurofibromin isoform X5, whose translation is MAAHKPVEWVQAVVNRFDEQLPIKAGQQNTHTKVSTEHNKECLINISKYKFSLVISGLTNILKNVNNMRIFGETAEKNLYLSQLIILDTLEKCLAGQPKDTMRLDETMLVKQLLPEICHFIHTYREGNQHAAELRNSASGVLFSLSCNNFNAVFSRISTRLQELTVCSEDNADVHDIELLQYISVDCSKLKRLLQETVFKFKALKKVAQLAVINSLEKAFWNWVENYPDEFTKLYQTPQTDMADCAEKLFDLVDGFAESTKRKAAVWPLQIILLVLCPEIIQDIAKDVVEETKMNKKLFLDNLRKALAGHGGSRQLTESAAIACVKLCKASTYINWEDNSVIFLLVQSMVVDLKNLLFNPSKPFSRGNQNADVDLMIDCLVSCFRINPHNNQHFKICLAQNSPSTFHYVLVNSLHRIITNSALDWWPRIDAVYCHSMELRSMFSETLHKAIQGCGAHPAIRMTPSLTFKEKMTSLKFKEKPTDLETRSYKFLLLSLVKLIHADPKLLLCNPRKQGPETQGSTAELITGLVQLVPQSSMPDIAQEAMEALLVLHQLDSIDLWNPDAPIETFWEISFNRECEA